The following are from one region of the Vitis riparia cultivar Riparia Gloire de Montpellier isolate 1030 chromosome 9, EGFV_Vit.rip_1.0, whole genome shotgun sequence genome:
- the LOC117922367 gene encoding calcineurin subunit B-like, with amino-acid sequence MGSASSMLTQYDIEEVQEHCNKLFSQQEIVSLYQRFCQLDRNAKGFISADEFLSVPEFAMNPLSQRLLKMVDGLNFKDFVAFLSTFSAKASLQQKIELIFKVYDSDCNGKVTFNDIIEVLKDLTGSFMSDKQREVYHLSQSVMEQVYWAET; translated from the exons ATGGGGAGTGCATCATCGATGTTAACTCAATATGACATTGAAGAAGTCCAAGAACACTGCAACAAGCTAT TTTCCCAGCAAGAGATAGTGTCATTGTATCAGAGATTTTGCCAATTGGATCGCAACGCTAAGGGTTTCATCTCTGCTGATGAGTTCTTATCAGTGCCAGAGTTTGCTATGAACCCACTTTCTCAG AGGCTGCTTAAGATGGTTGATGGTTTGAACTTTAAGGACTTTGTCGCATTCTTGTCAACATTTAGTGCTAAAGCAAGTTTACAACAGAAAATAGAAC TTATCTTCAAAGTTTATGATTCAGATTGTAATGGGAAGGTGACTTTCAACGACATAATAGAAGTGCTGAAGGATTTGACCGGCTCATTCATGTCTGATAAACAAAGAGAG GTGTACCATTTATCACAATCAGTAATGGAGCAAGTTTATTGGGCAGAAACATAA